The window GGAACCAGTTTTACCAGCTACTCTAAAGCTTGCAGGTTGTGCTGATCTACCTGTACCAGATGTAAACACTCCCAAGAGCATTGAAGTCATTTCTTTAGCTGTATTAGTCGAAATAATTCGGTGATTACCAGGATTCTTATTTTGGGCAATTACATTTCCGCTAGCATCAGTAATCTTAGTAATACAGTAAGACTGATTTGGTAAGTTTCCTTCATTAGCAAAAGCGCTATATGCTCTTGCCATTTGCATTGGAGAAACTCCAGTCGACAAACCACCCAAGGCTAAGGCTAAGTTTTGATCACTCTTATTAACATGGATACCAAAGTTTTCAACAGATTGAACACCCTTGCTGACACCAATTTTGTCTAATAACCAAACAGCTGGCACGTTTTTACTTTGTGCTAGAGCTTCATACATTGGAATCTTATTCGAGTATTGATTATCAACGTTTTTTGGTTCATAACCATTCTTACCAAATTTTTGTAATTTATTAGAAAGCTCAGAATCATAATGATAGCCGTTTTGAAGAGCCGGTGAATAGACAGCAAGTGGTTTCATAGTTGAGCCTGGTTGTCGCTTCATCTGTGTTGCACGGTTATAGCCACGGAAAACATGCTGTCCTCTTCCTCCAACGATTGCCCGAACAGCTCCACTCTTTGGATCCATCGCAACACTTGCTCCTTGGACTTTAGTACCATCACTTGCGTTTGGTGGAAAATTCCAACTTTCTTCAAAACTATCTTGCAAGGCACTTTGATAACCTGTATCAAGAGTTGTATAAATCTTCAAGCCCTTGTTCATTACATCTTCTTCTTTTAAGCCGTAACGATCAATTGCTTCATCAACGACTGCATCAAAGAAGTAAGGATAACGATACCCATCTTCTTGAGAAAATGTATCATCTAAAGTTAATGTAGTTTTTTTAGCATTATCAGCTTGCGTCTGCGAAATTTTGCCAGTATCAGCCATTAAGCCTAATACTACATTGCGTCGTGAAATTGCATTGTCCATATGATCAATCGGATTATAGTAGCTTGGACTTCGAAGCATTCCGGCAATTGTTGCAGCTTCACCTACAGTTACGTCACTTGCGTTTTTACCAAAATAGCGCCTTGCTGCATCTTGAACGCCCCAAACGCCATTGCCAAAGTAAGCATTGTTCAAGTACATTGTCAGAATATCTTTTTTAGAATAAACACGATTAATCTCGATTGCAAAAAATAATTCTTCTAACTTTCTAGAAAAAGTTTGCTTTTGCGTTAGTAAAGCATTCTTAGCCAGCTGCTGCGTTAAAGTCGATCCACCACCGACAATTCCGCGATGAATTAGACTGCTTACCGCAGCACGCGCCATCCCTTTCACACTAAAACCAGGATTTTTATAAAATGTCCTATCTTCAGTTGCAATGACAGCATCTTGAATATAAGGCGAAATCTGACTTAACTCAACAAAAGAACCCTTTTGAGAATAGAGCGAACCTGCCTTTTGATTTTTATTATCATAAATAGTAGTTGTAGTAGAAAGCGATGCCTTCATGTTAGAGATGT of the Lactobacillus isalae genome contains:
- a CDS encoding PBP1A family penicillin-binding protein — translated: MHSQNHEFWHRVHLAIKNFNHRFQIWRWLILILLSCCLFVCTYYTVKVKTSNISNMKASLSTTTTIYDNKNQKAGSLYSQKGSFVELSQISPYIQDAVIATEDRTFYKNPGFSVKGMARAAVSSLIHRGIVGGGSTLTQQLAKNALLTQKQTFSRKLEELFFAIEINRVYSKKDILTMYLNNAYFGNGVWGVQDAARRYFGKNASDVTVGEAATIAGMLRSPSYYNPIDHMDNAISRRNVVLGLMADTGKISQTQADNAKKTTLTLDDTFSQEDGYRYPYFFDAVVDEAIDRYGLKEEDVMNKGLKIYTTLDTGYQSALQDSFEESWNFPPNASDGTKVQGASVAMDPKSGAVRAIVGGRGQHVFRGYNRATQMKRQPGSTMKPLAVYSPALQNGYHYDSELSNKLQKFGKNGYEPKNVDNQYSNKIPMYEALAQSKNVPAVWLLDKIGVSKGVQSVENFGIHVNKSDQNLALALGGLSTGVSPMQMARAYSAFANEGNLPNQSYCITKITDASGNVIAQNKNPGNHRIISTNTAKEMTSMLLGVFTSGTGRSAQPASFRVAGKTGSTEVPDSYGFGTKDQWIVGYTPDVVLSTWVGFDKTDQNHYMEGISETGITHLYKSELERLLPYTSQTQFKEKSAQQISQDTGANSDWLGNIGKQVQKGINDTGSKFNEWYNNLKGLLGQ